One window from the genome of Anguilla rostrata isolate EN2019 chromosome 5, ASM1855537v3, whole genome shotgun sequence encodes:
- the LOC135255474 gene encoding inositol hexakisphosphate and diphosphoinositol-pentakisphosphate kinase 2-like isoform X10, with product MSEPSSPGESQRGAPRFFVGCEDDESESLDDCSMRTDMELYEDDEEADSPPERQIVVGICSMMKKSKSKPMTQILERLCKFEYITVVIFPEDVILNEPVDNWPLCDCLISFHSKGFPLDKAVSYAKLRNPLLINDLNMQYFIQDRREVYRILQEEGIDLPRYAILNRDPDKPDECNLVEGEDHVEVNGEVFQKPFVEKPVCAEDHNVYIYYPTSAGGGSQRLFRKIGSRSSVYSPESNVRKTGSYIYEEFMPTDGTDVKVYTVGPDYAHAEARKSPALDGKVERDSEGKEIRYPVMLTAMEKLVARKVCLAFKQTVCGFDLLRANGHSFVCDVNGFSFVKNSMKYYDDCAKILGNIVMRELAPQFHIPWSIPTEAEDIPIVPTTSGTMMELRCVIAIIRHGDRTPKQKMKMEVRNPMFFELFEKYGGYKTGKLKLKKPKQLQEVLDIARQLLADLGQHNDCEIEEKKSKLEQLKTVLEMYGHFSGINRKVQITYLPHGQPKTSSEEEDSRKDGPSLLLVLKWGGELTPAGRVQAEELGRAFRCMYPGGQGDYAGFPGCGLLRLHSTYRHDLKIYASDEGRVQMTAAAFAKGLLALEGELTPILVQMVKSANMNGLLDSDSDSLTGCQHRVKARLHEIMQKDEDFTEQDFDKLAPTDSPSVVNSMKMVVNPVKTCDLVYALIQSLTSQIRKRLEDPKSADLQLYHSETLELMLQRWSKLERDFRMKSGRYDISKIPDIYDCVKYDVQHNASLGLEDTLELFRLSRALADIVIPQEYGINKVEKLDIAYAYCLPLVRKIQMDLQRTHEDESVNKLHPLYSRGVMSPGRHVRTRLYFTSESHVHSLLSIFRYGGLLDEEKDQQWRRAMDYLGAVTELNYMTQIVIMLYEDNNKDPTSEERFHVELHFSPGVKGCDEEENAPLGFGFRPASAENEQKQTDPGSLEDLSRDEPDRAAPLSEPISIQRRSPLIRNRKTGSMEVLSETSSSKAAGYRLFPSCSRQSPEMKQSGLGFEGCSMVPSIYPLETLHNSLSLKQVDEFLTAVCESCGESHSRTSRALSAIFDSHSQPSVDAYIPQRVLSSSVSLRQRGERPPWYSSGPSSTVSSAGPSSPTTADTSPRFSFSDKTPLTPQSSEEAHPGPQGSAPAASPPPDASPTAASPVAPPQPGNRPADGAEPPVREPEAGSEPERGPAGAFGGPGESPPCSPLAELSLDRLEPCCGPPGPLPVLLELRESGSEAGSSTQTPLTPEEPDEFFDTQETVDMWTDIPPNLPHPGTPLEVGAANASEP from the exons ATGTCAGAGCCCAGCAGCCCCGGTGAGAGCCAGCGTGGCGCTCCCAGATTCTTCGTGGGCTGCGAGGACGATGAGAGCGAGAGCCTGGACGACTGCAGCATGAGGACAGACATGGAGCTTTACGAGGACGACGAGGAGGCCGACTCG CCCCCAGAGCGGCAGATCGTGGTGGGGATCTGCTCCATGATGAAGAAGTCCAAGTCCAAGCCCATGACGCAGATCCTGGAGCGGCTCTGCAAGTTTGAGTACATCACCGTCGTCATCTTCCCCGAGGACGTCATACTCAACGAGCCTGTGGACAACTGGCCCCTCTGTGACTGCCTCATCTCCTTCCACTCCAAAG gATTTCCTTTGGACAAGGCAGTGAGTTATGCCAAACTCAGAAACCCACTTCTCATCAATGACCTGAACATGCAGTACTTCATACAGGACAG GAGGGAGGTGTATCGCATCTTGCAGGAAGAAGGGATCGATTTGCCGCGGTACGCCATATTAAACCGGGACCCAGACAAACCAGACG AATGCAACCTGGTGGAAGGCGAGGACCACGTGGAGGTGAATGGGGAGGTCTTCCAGAAGCCCTTTGTGGAAAAGCCGGTCTGCGCCGAAGACCACAACGTCTACATATACTACCCTACCTCGGCTGGCGGGGGCAGCCAACGCCTCTTCCGAAAG ATCGGGAGCCGCAGCAGTGTGTACTCCCCAGAGAGCAATGTGCGGAAGACGGGCTCCTACATCTATGAGGAGTTCATGCCCACAGATGGCACTGACGTGAAG GTGTACACGGTGGGGCCTGACTACGCCCACGCAGAGGCCCGCAAGTCCCCCGCCCTGGACGGGAAGGTGGAGCGAGACAGCGAGGGCAAAGAGATCCGCTACCCCGTGATGCTCACCGCCATGGAGAAGCTCGTGGCTCGCAAGGTGTGCCTGGCGTTCAAG CAAACGGTGTGCGGCTTTGACCTCCTCCGAGCAAATGGACACTCCTTCGTCTGCGACGTCAATGGCTTCAGCTTTGTGAAGAACTCCATGAAGTACTACGATGACTGTGCCAAAATCCTGGG GAATATAGTGATGCGGGAGCTGGCTCCCCAGTTCCACATCCCGTGGTCCATCCCCACTGAAGCAGAGGATATTCCTATTGTCCCAACCACATCTGGAACTAT GATGGAGCTGCGCTGCGTCATCGCTATAATCCGACACGGGGATCGAACCcccaaacagaaaatgaagatGGAAGTGAGGAACCCAAT GTTCTTTGAGCTCTTTGAGAAATATGGAGGCTACAAGACAgggaagctgaagctgaagaagcCGAAGCAGTTACAG GAGGTGCTGGACATTGCCCGGCAGCTGTTGGCAGATCTGGGACAGCACAATGACTGCGAGATCGAAGAGAAGAAGTCCAAACTGGAGCAGCTGAAAACTGTTCTAGAGAT GTATGGCCATTTCTCTGGAATTAACAGGAAGGTGCAGATCACATACTTGCCTCATGGCCAACCCAAAACATCTAGTGAGGAGGAAG ACTCCCGAAAGGATGGGCCGtccctgctgctggtgctgaagTGGGGCGGGGAGCTGACCCCCGCGGGCAGGGTCCAGGCCGAGGAGCTGGGCCGGGCCTTCCGCTGCATGTACCCCGGAGGACAAG GCGACTACGCTGGGTTCCCTGGCTGCGGCCTGCTGCGTCTCCACAGCACCTACAGGCACGACCTCAAGATCTACGCCTCCGACGAAGGCCGAGTGCAGATGACCGCCGCGGCGTTCGCCAAG gggcTGCTGGCGCTGGAGGGCGAGCTGACGCCCATCCTGGTGCAGATGGTGAAGAGCGCCAACATGAACGGGCTGCTGGACAGCGACAGCGACTCGCTGACCGGCTGCCAGCACCGCGTCAAAGCCCGGCTCCACGAGATCATGCAGAAGGACGAGGACTTCACCGAGCAAGACTTCGACAAG CTGGCTCCAACAGACAGTCCATCCGTGGTCAACTCTATGAAGATGGTGGTGAATCCAGTGAAGACGTGTGACCTGGTttacgcccttatccagagtcTTACCTCCCAGATCCGCAAGAGGCTTGAGGACCCCAAATCCGCAG ACCTGCAGCTCTATCACAGCGAGACCCTGGAGCTCATGCTCCAGCGCTGGTCCAAACTGGAGCGGGACTTCCGCATGAAGAGCGGGCGCTACGACATCAGCAAGATCCCCGACATCTACGACTGCGTCAAGTACGACGTGCAGCACAACGCCTCCCTGGGCCTGGAGGACACGCTGGAGCTCTTTCGGCTGTCCCGGGCGCTGGCCGATATCGTCATACCGCAG GAGTACGGCATTAACAAGGTGGAGAAGCTGGACATCGCCTACGCTTACTGCCTCCCACTGGTGCGGAAAATCCAGATGGACCTACAGAGGACGCACGAGGACGAGTCGGTCAACAAACTGCACCCTCT GTACTCCCGAGGAGTGATGTCACCAGGACGCCACGTGAGAACCAGGCTCTATTTCACCAGCGAAAGCCACGTCCACTCCCTGCTCAGCATCTTCCGCTACGGAGGCCTGCTCGAT gaAGAGAAAGACCAGCAGTGGAGGCGTGCCATGGATTACCTGGGTGCCGTGACTGAGCTCAACTACATGACCCAGATTGTAATCATGCTGTATGAAGACAACAACAAG GATCCCACCTCAGAGGAGCGCTTCCACGTGGAGCTGCACTTCAGCCCCGGGGTGAAGGGCTGTGACGAAGAGGAGAACGCGCCCCTGGGCTTTGGCTTCCGCCCGGCCTCCGCTGAG AACGAGCAGAAGCAGACGGATCCGGGCAGCCTGGAGGACCTGTCCCGAGACGAACCGGATCGAGCCGCGCCGCtctctgagccaatcagcatccagagGAGGTCCCCGCTCATACGCAATCGCAAGACAGGCTCCATGGAG GTCCTCTCTGAAACGTCCTCCTCCAAGGCTGCGGGCTACCGGCTCTTCCCCTCCTGCTCTCGTCAGTCCCCGGAGATGAAGCAGAGTGGATTAG GGTTTGAGGGCTGCTCCATGGTGCCCTCCATCTACCCGCTGGAGACGCTGCACAACTCGCTGTCGCTCAAGCAGGTGGACGAGTTCCTGACGGCCGTGTGCGAGAGCTGTGGCGAATCGCACTCCCGAACCAGCAGAG CCCTCTCCGCCATTTTCGACTCTCACAGCCAGCCATCCGTGGACGCCTACATCCCGCAGAGGGTCCTGTCGTCCTCGGTGTCCCTGCGGCAGCGCGGGGAGCGCCCCCCCTGGT ACAGCAGCGGTCCGTCCAGCACGGTGTCCAGCGCCGGGCCGTCCTCGCCCACCACCGCCGACACGTCTCCGCGCTTCAGCTTCAGCGACAAGACGCCGCTCACCCCCCAGAGCAGCGAGGAGGCGCACCCGGGGCCGcagggctccgcccccgccgccaGCCCGCCCCCCGACGCCAGCCCCACCGCCGCCTCGCCAGTCGCGCCCCCGCAGCCCGGCAACCGGCCGGCCGACGGCGCGGAGCCTCCCGTCCGCGAGCCAGAGGCGGGGAGCGAACCCGAGCGGGGCCCCGCGGGGGCCTTCGGCGGCCCGGGAGAGAGCCCGCCCTGCTCCCCGCTGGCCGAGCTGTCCCTGGACAGGCTGGAGCCCTGCTGcggccccccggggcccctccCCGTGCTGCTGGAGCTCAGGGAGAGCGGGTCGGAGGCGGGCTCCAGCACGCAGACGCCCCTCACCCCGGAGGAGCCCGACGAGTTCTTCGACACGCAGGAGACGGTGGACATGTGGACAGACATCCCCCCGAACCTGCCCCACCCGGGAACCCCGCTGGAGGTGGGAGCGGCCAATGCGTCTGAGCCGTAG
- the LOC135255474 gene encoding inositol hexakisphosphate and diphosphoinositol-pentakisphosphate kinase 2-like isoform X7, with the protein MSEPSSPGESQRGAPRFFVGCEDDESESLDDCSMRTDMELYEDDEEADSPPERQIVVGICSMMKKSKSKPMTQILERLCKFEYITVVIFPEDVILNEPVDNWPLCDCLISFHSKGFPLDKAVSYAKLRNPLLINDLNMQYFIQDRREVYRILQEEGIDLPRYAILNRDPDKPDECNLVEGEDHVEVNGEVFQKPFVEKPVCAEDHNVYIYYPTSAGGGSQRLFRKIGSRSSVYSPESNVRKTGSYIYEEFMPTDGTDVKVYTVGPDYAHAEARKSPALDGKVERDSEGKEIRYPVMLTAMEKLVARKVCLAFKQTVCGFDLLRANGHSFVCDVNGFSFVKNSMKYYDDCAKILGNIVMRELAPQFHIPWSIPTEAEDIPIVPTTSGTMMELRCVIAIIRHGDRTPKQKMKMEVRNPMFFELFEKYGGYKTGKLKLKKPKQLQEVLDIARQLLADLGQHNDCEIEEKKSKLEQLKTVLEMYGHFSGINRKVQITYLPHGQPKTSSEEEDSRKDGPSLLLVLKWGGELTPAGRVQAEELGRAFRCMYPGGQDGSCRALGCQSPNGCGDYAGFPGCGLLRLHSTYRHDLKIYASDEGRVQMTAAAFAKGLLALEGELTPILVQMVKSANMNGLLDSDSDSLTGCQHRVKARLHEIMQKDEDFTEQDFDKLAPTDSPSVVNSMKMVVNPVKTCDLVYALIQSLTSQIRKRLEDPKSADLQLYHSETLELMLQRWSKLERDFRMKSGRYDISKIPDIYDCVKYDVQHNASLGLEDTLELFRLSRALADIVIPQEYGINKVEKLDIAYAYCLPLVRKIQMDLQRTHEDESVNKLHPLYSRGVMSPGRHVRTRLYFTSESHVHSLLSIFRYGGLLDEEKDQQWRRAMDYLGAVTELNYMTQIVIMLYEDNNKDPTSEERFHVELHFSPGVKGCDEEENAPLGFGFRPASAENEQKQTDPGSLEDLSRDEPDRAAPLSEPISIQRRSPLIRNRKTGSMEVLSETSSSKAAGYRLFPSCSRQSPEMKQSGLGSQCAGLFSTTVLGGSSSAPNLQDYARTHRKKFSSGSLSYKDGFEGCSMVPSIYPLETLHNSLSLKQVDEFLTAVCESCGESHSRTSRALSAIFDSHSQPSVDAYIPQRVLSSSVSLRQRGERPPWYSSGPSSTVSSAGPSSPTTADTSPRFSFSDKTPLTPQSSEEAHPGPQGSAPAASPPPDASPTAASPVAPPQPGNRPADGAEPPVREPEAGSEPERGPAGAFGGPGESPPCSPLAELSLDRLEPCCGPPGPLPVLLELRESGSEAGSSTQTPLTPEEPDEFFDTQETVDMWTDIPPNLPHPGTPLEVGAANASEP; encoded by the exons ATGTCAGAGCCCAGCAGCCCCGGTGAGAGCCAGCGTGGCGCTCCCAGATTCTTCGTGGGCTGCGAGGACGATGAGAGCGAGAGCCTGGACGACTGCAGCATGAGGACAGACATGGAGCTTTACGAGGACGACGAGGAGGCCGACTCG CCCCCAGAGCGGCAGATCGTGGTGGGGATCTGCTCCATGATGAAGAAGTCCAAGTCCAAGCCCATGACGCAGATCCTGGAGCGGCTCTGCAAGTTTGAGTACATCACCGTCGTCATCTTCCCCGAGGACGTCATACTCAACGAGCCTGTGGACAACTGGCCCCTCTGTGACTGCCTCATCTCCTTCCACTCCAAAG gATTTCCTTTGGACAAGGCAGTGAGTTATGCCAAACTCAGAAACCCACTTCTCATCAATGACCTGAACATGCAGTACTTCATACAGGACAG GAGGGAGGTGTATCGCATCTTGCAGGAAGAAGGGATCGATTTGCCGCGGTACGCCATATTAAACCGGGACCCAGACAAACCAGACG AATGCAACCTGGTGGAAGGCGAGGACCACGTGGAGGTGAATGGGGAGGTCTTCCAGAAGCCCTTTGTGGAAAAGCCGGTCTGCGCCGAAGACCACAACGTCTACATATACTACCCTACCTCGGCTGGCGGGGGCAGCCAACGCCTCTTCCGAAAG ATCGGGAGCCGCAGCAGTGTGTACTCCCCAGAGAGCAATGTGCGGAAGACGGGCTCCTACATCTATGAGGAGTTCATGCCCACAGATGGCACTGACGTGAAG GTGTACACGGTGGGGCCTGACTACGCCCACGCAGAGGCCCGCAAGTCCCCCGCCCTGGACGGGAAGGTGGAGCGAGACAGCGAGGGCAAAGAGATCCGCTACCCCGTGATGCTCACCGCCATGGAGAAGCTCGTGGCTCGCAAGGTGTGCCTGGCGTTCAAG CAAACGGTGTGCGGCTTTGACCTCCTCCGAGCAAATGGACACTCCTTCGTCTGCGACGTCAATGGCTTCAGCTTTGTGAAGAACTCCATGAAGTACTACGATGACTGTGCCAAAATCCTGGG GAATATAGTGATGCGGGAGCTGGCTCCCCAGTTCCACATCCCGTGGTCCATCCCCACTGAAGCAGAGGATATTCCTATTGTCCCAACCACATCTGGAACTAT GATGGAGCTGCGCTGCGTCATCGCTATAATCCGACACGGGGATCGAACCcccaaacagaaaatgaagatGGAAGTGAGGAACCCAAT GTTCTTTGAGCTCTTTGAGAAATATGGAGGCTACAAGACAgggaagctgaagctgaagaagcCGAAGCAGTTACAG GAGGTGCTGGACATTGCCCGGCAGCTGTTGGCAGATCTGGGACAGCACAATGACTGCGAGATCGAAGAGAAGAAGTCCAAACTGGAGCAGCTGAAAACTGTTCTAGAGAT GTATGGCCATTTCTCTGGAATTAACAGGAAGGTGCAGATCACATACTTGCCTCATGGCCAACCCAAAACATCTAGTGAGGAGGAAG ACTCCCGAAAGGATGGGCCGtccctgctgctggtgctgaagTGGGGCGGGGAGCTGACCCCCGCGGGCAGGGTCCAGGCCGAGGAGCTGGGCCGGGCCTTCCGCTGCATGTACCCCGGAGGACAAG ATGGTAGCTGCAGGGCCCTGGGCTGCCAGTCCCCTAATGGCTGTG GCGACTACGCTGGGTTCCCTGGCTGCGGCCTGCTGCGTCTCCACAGCACCTACAGGCACGACCTCAAGATCTACGCCTCCGACGAAGGCCGAGTGCAGATGACCGCCGCGGCGTTCGCCAAG gggcTGCTGGCGCTGGAGGGCGAGCTGACGCCCATCCTGGTGCAGATGGTGAAGAGCGCCAACATGAACGGGCTGCTGGACAGCGACAGCGACTCGCTGACCGGCTGCCAGCACCGCGTCAAAGCCCGGCTCCACGAGATCATGCAGAAGGACGAGGACTTCACCGAGCAAGACTTCGACAAG CTGGCTCCAACAGACAGTCCATCCGTGGTCAACTCTATGAAGATGGTGGTGAATCCAGTGAAGACGTGTGACCTGGTttacgcccttatccagagtcTTACCTCCCAGATCCGCAAGAGGCTTGAGGACCCCAAATCCGCAG ACCTGCAGCTCTATCACAGCGAGACCCTGGAGCTCATGCTCCAGCGCTGGTCCAAACTGGAGCGGGACTTCCGCATGAAGAGCGGGCGCTACGACATCAGCAAGATCCCCGACATCTACGACTGCGTCAAGTACGACGTGCAGCACAACGCCTCCCTGGGCCTGGAGGACACGCTGGAGCTCTTTCGGCTGTCCCGGGCGCTGGCCGATATCGTCATACCGCAG GAGTACGGCATTAACAAGGTGGAGAAGCTGGACATCGCCTACGCTTACTGCCTCCCACTGGTGCGGAAAATCCAGATGGACCTACAGAGGACGCACGAGGACGAGTCGGTCAACAAACTGCACCCTCT GTACTCCCGAGGAGTGATGTCACCAGGACGCCACGTGAGAACCAGGCTCTATTTCACCAGCGAAAGCCACGTCCACTCCCTGCTCAGCATCTTCCGCTACGGAGGCCTGCTCGAT gaAGAGAAAGACCAGCAGTGGAGGCGTGCCATGGATTACCTGGGTGCCGTGACTGAGCTCAACTACATGACCCAGATTGTAATCATGCTGTATGAAGACAACAACAAG GATCCCACCTCAGAGGAGCGCTTCCACGTGGAGCTGCACTTCAGCCCCGGGGTGAAGGGCTGTGACGAAGAGGAGAACGCGCCCCTGGGCTTTGGCTTCCGCCCGGCCTCCGCTGAG AACGAGCAGAAGCAGACGGATCCGGGCAGCCTGGAGGACCTGTCCCGAGACGAACCGGATCGAGCCGCGCCGCtctctgagccaatcagcatccagagGAGGTCCCCGCTCATACGCAATCGCAAGACAGGCTCCATGGAG GTCCTCTCTGAAACGTCCTCCTCCAAGGCTGCGGGCTACCGGCTCTTCCCCTCCTGCTCTCGTCAGTCCCCGGAGATGAAGCAGAGTGGATTAG GGTCTCAGTGTGCAGGACTCTTCAGTACCACCGTCCTAGGGGGGTCCTCTAGCGCCCCCAACCTGCAGGACTACGCTCGTACACACCGCAAAAAATTCTCCTCTGGCAGTCTGTCCTATAAAGACG GGTTTGAGGGCTGCTCCATGGTGCCCTCCATCTACCCGCTGGAGACGCTGCACAACTCGCTGTCGCTCAAGCAGGTGGACGAGTTCCTGACGGCCGTGTGCGAGAGCTGTGGCGAATCGCACTCCCGAACCAGCAGAG CCCTCTCCGCCATTTTCGACTCTCACAGCCAGCCATCCGTGGACGCCTACATCCCGCAGAGGGTCCTGTCGTCCTCGGTGTCCCTGCGGCAGCGCGGGGAGCGCCCCCCCTGGT ACAGCAGCGGTCCGTCCAGCACGGTGTCCAGCGCCGGGCCGTCCTCGCCCACCACCGCCGACACGTCTCCGCGCTTCAGCTTCAGCGACAAGACGCCGCTCACCCCCCAGAGCAGCGAGGAGGCGCACCCGGGGCCGcagggctccgcccccgccgccaGCCCGCCCCCCGACGCCAGCCCCACCGCCGCCTCGCCAGTCGCGCCCCCGCAGCCCGGCAACCGGCCGGCCGACGGCGCGGAGCCTCCCGTCCGCGAGCCAGAGGCGGGGAGCGAACCCGAGCGGGGCCCCGCGGGGGCCTTCGGCGGCCCGGGAGAGAGCCCGCCCTGCTCCCCGCTGGCCGAGCTGTCCCTGGACAGGCTGGAGCCCTGCTGcggccccccggggcccctccCCGTGCTGCTGGAGCTCAGGGAGAGCGGGTCGGAGGCGGGCTCCAGCACGCAGACGCCCCTCACCCCGGAGGAGCCCGACGAGTTCTTCGACACGCAGGAGACGGTGGACATGTGGACAGACATCCCCCCGAACCTGCCCCACCCGGGAACCCCGCTGGAGGTGGGAGCGGCCAATGCGTCTGAGCCGTAG